The nucleotide window CACCACCGGCCCGAGTTCGCGCAGGTTCGCGTAGTGCGGGTAGGGGTCCAGGATCGCTTGCGGTGAATAGATGTCCGGCCGGTACACCGGCACGTCGTCGTGTTGGGGCATCGTTGCTCCTTTGTCAGGGGTACCGGCACCGGGAAAGGCTGCTGGCGGCGCTCAGCACCGTGCCGTCCGGGCGGACGACGGCCGCGCCGGTCCGCAGCCACCGGTGCAGCTCGCCGGAGCGCCGGGTGGTGACGAGGACCGCGCCGGACGCCCGGATGGCGGCCCGCTCGGTCTCCGACGGCGTGCTCGTGGTGACGACGGCGAAGCGGCCGCCGGCCACGTCGTCGAACCGGGTTCCGTCGTCGAGCAGGGCGTTGGGGCACAACCGGCCCGCCAGGGACCGTCCGAAACGGGGCCGCACGACCAGGTCCGTGCGGCGCAGCGGCGGCGTCGCGCTGTCGAGGACGCGGCCGTTGAGGTGCGGCGCGACCACCCGGCGGACGAGGTCGCCGAACCGGCCGCCTTCGGTCATGGCCCGGCCGACCAGCACCGCCCGCCGGATCATCGCGCGGGCGTGCGGCTTGCGTTCCGCCTCGTAGGTGTCGAGCACGGTCTCGGGCAGGCTCCCGTCGAGGACACCGGCGAGTTTCCAGGCCAGGTTCAGCGCGTCCCGCAGCCCGGCGCCCATGCCCTGGCCGATGAACGGCGGAGTGAGGTGGGCGGCGTCGCCGAGCAGGAACACCCGGCGGTCGCGCCACCGGTTCGCGAGCTGCGCGCGGAAGGTGTACTCGGCGACGCGGAGGATCTCCAGGTCGGCCTCTCCGGTCCACGGCGTGATCAGGGGGTGCAGCCGGTCCGGATCGTGGAAGCCGGCGCCGGACTCCCCCGGCAGCAGCCGGAACTCCCAGCGGTGGCGGGTTTCCCCGATGCGCATGTAGGTCGCGGCCCGGCCGGGGTCGCAGACCTGGTGCACGCCGTCCCACCGGCCGAGGTCGGCGGTGGTGGCGCCGTCGACCACGAGCC belongs to Amycolatopsis tolypomycina and includes:
- a CDS encoding bifunctional 3-(3-hydroxy-phenyl)propionate/3-hydroxycinnamic acid hydroxylase; its protein translation is MRVPVVIVGAGPAGLTAAALLGRYGVECLVLERWASVYPQPRAVHLDDEVHRILGRLGLAGAFAAIARPCHGLRLLDPGLRVLAEFRRSPGGGRHGYPEANMFDQPDLEHLLRTHLATLGTVTLRGNAEVTGIRQDRTGVRLDMTDRGTDACETIHADYVLGCDGANSRTRTAIGATMADLKFDQRWLVVDGATTADLGRWDGVHQVCDPGRAATYMRIGETRHRWEFRLLPGESGAGFHDPDRLHPLITPWTGEADLEILRVAEYTFRAQLANRWRDRRVFLLGDAAHLTPPFIGQGMGAGLRDALNLAWKLAGVLDGSLPETVLDTYEAERKPHARAMIRRAVLVGRAMTEGGRFGDLVRRVVAPHLNGRVLDSATPPLRRTDLVVRPRFGRSLAGRLCPNALLDDGTRFDDVAGGRFAVVTTSTPSETERAAIRASGAVLVTTRRSGELHRWLRTGAAVVRPDGTVLSAASSLSRCRYP